The Leptotrichia sp. oral taxon 215 str. W9775 genome window below encodes:
- the cas2 gene encoding CRISPR-associated endonuclease Cas2 yields the protein MRIVLFFDLPTLTEKNRKEYTRFRKFLIKAGFMMLQESVYVKLALNATTTNTLMNNLEKNKPADGLVQVLLVTEKQYSKMYMLLGENKSEVLNSTERLVFL from the coding sequence ATGAGAATAGTTCTTTTTTTTGATTTACCTACTCTTACAGAAAAAAATAGAAAAGAATATACAAGATTTAGAAAATTTTTAATAAAAGCAGGATTTATGATGTTACAGGAATCTGTTTATGTAAAATTAGCCTTAAATGCTACAACAACAAATACATTGATGAATAATTTAGAAAAAAATAAGCCTGCAGATGGTTTAGTTCAAGTGTTGTTAGTAACTGAGAAACAGTATTCTAAAATGTATATGCTGTTAGGTGAAAATAAAAGTGAAGTTTTAAATTCAACTGAAAGATTGGTATTTTTATGA
- the cas1 gene encoding type II CRISPR-associated endonuclease Cas1 codes for MSWRIVVISSTSKLDLKLGYLVIRNEKTTKVHLGEIHTLVIESTAVSLTAALLNEMVKRKIKIIFCDERRNPSSELLPYYGCHDTSSKIRSQIKWRKAYMRELWQEIVKEKIRNQRDNLKRFKCKNFKLLDEYISQVEINDISNREGHAAKVYFNSLFGMEFSRSLDISINHGLNYGYSLILSCFNKEIVSNGYLTTLGIFHDNIFNQFNLSCDFMEPFRPFVDRLIYEMKLEKFEKEEKMKILDILNKEVILEGKQQHMTNAIKIFCKSVFDSLNENDISLIRFPKDEL; via the coding sequence GTGAGTTGGAGAATAGTGGTCATATCAAGTACATCAAAGCTTGATTTAAAATTAGGATATTTAGTTATTAGAAATGAAAAAACTACAAAAGTTCATTTAGGAGAAATACATACTTTAGTTATTGAGTCAACTGCTGTCTCATTGACAGCAGCTCTGCTCAATGAAATGGTAAAAAGAAAAATTAAAATTATCTTCTGCGATGAAAGAAGAAATCCAAGTTCAGAATTATTACCTTATTATGGCTGTCATGATACAAGTTCTAAAATAAGATCCCAGATAAAATGGAGAAAAGCTTACATGAGGGAGTTATGGCAGGAAATAGTGAAGGAAAAAATAAGAAATCAAAGGGATAATTTAAAAAGATTTAAATGCAAAAACTTTAAGTTATTAGATGAATATATTTCACAAGTGGAAATAAATGATATAAGTAATAGAGAAGGTCATGCTGCAAAAGTATATTTTAATTCTTTGTTTGGAATGGAATTTTCAAGAAGTTTAGATATTTCAATAAATCATGGATTAAATTATGGATATTCTCTAATATTATCGTGTTTTAATAAAGAAATTGTTTCAAATGGATATTTGACTACGTTAGGAATTTTTCATGATAATATTTTTAATCAGTTCAATTTATCCTGTGATTTTATGGAACCTTTCAGACCTTTTGTTGATAGATTAATTTATGAAATGAAGTTAGAAAAATTTGAAAAAGAAGAAAAAATGAAAATATTGGATATTTTAAATAAAGAAGTTATATTAGAAGGTAAACAACAGCATATGACAAATGCAATAAAAATTTTCTGTAAGAGTGTATTTGATTCATTGAATGAAAATGATATATCTTTAATTAGGTTTCCTAAAGATGAGTTATAG
- a CDS encoding alpha/beta hydrolase has protein sequence MGVLITINVLFMIFFFVLAYMSIRYFINQIEKYPRITLEEVYNSKKLRMKYNIEDKVNPMDYGYNYKEIPYKSGKIQLHGWLLENKDAEKTMIISHGRGVNRLAALQYLQIFKDTSLDKEYSFFIPDLRNSGKSDISRTKMGYCFGQDIYNTMLMLNEKFGKNNFVLYGFSQGGMGSAIAAKIFNNGLRKKGIKVDKMILDSSISNIRKKVKEDAKKRRVPKFIVSVVVRVFNFRVGNKLDKLRLSYLLRRIPTLIIQTKSDKATTYGMLMEEYNEIAQNKNVQLKVFERGSHTRIYAEQDYKEEYTEAVANFLKDKVVNSAQEETDKKTGQEAETVKVEADENANDKGSEYYEKFSDFDFDDNE, from the coding sequence ATGGGAGTATTAATTACGATAAATGTACTGTTTATGATATTTTTCTTTGTACTGGCGTATATGTCAATAAGATATTTTATAAATCAGATTGAAAAATATCCAAGAATAACTTTGGAAGAAGTTTACAACAGTAAGAAACTTCGGATGAAATATAACATAGAGGATAAAGTAAATCCAATGGATTATGGTTATAACTACAAGGAAATACCTTATAAATCAGGAAAAATACAGCTTCATGGGTGGCTGTTGGAAAATAAGGATGCAGAAAAGACTATGATAATTTCTCATGGAAGAGGAGTTAACAGGCTTGCCGCATTGCAATATCTGCAAATATTCAAAGATACTTCTCTTGACAAGGAATACAGTTTCTTTATTCCGGACTTGAGAAATTCCGGGAAATCAGACATTTCAAGAACTAAAATGGGATACTGTTTTGGCCAGGATATTTACAATACAATGCTTATGCTGAATGAAAAATTTGGAAAAAATAATTTTGTTCTTTATGGATTTTCACAAGGTGGAATGGGGTCTGCAATTGCAGCAAAGATATTCAACAACGGACTTAGAAAAAAAGGTATAAAAGTGGACAAGATGATACTTGACAGTTCCATTTCAAATATAAGAAAAAAAGTAAAGGAAGATGCTAAAAAAAGAAGAGTTCCAAAGTTTATTGTAAGTGTTGTTGTCAGAGTGTTTAACTTCAGGGTTGGAAATAAACTGGATAAACTAAGACTTTCATATCTGCTGAGAAGAATACCTACCCTAATAATACAGACTAAAAGTGACAAGGCTACAACCTACGGTATGCTTATGGAAGAATATAACGAAATAGCTCAGAATAAGAATGTTCAGCTGAAGGTTTTTGAAAGAGGTTCACATACAAGAATATATGCAGAACAGGATTATAAAGAAGAATATACTGAAGCAGTTGCAAATTTCCTTAAAGATAAAGTGGTAAACAGTGCTCAGGAAGAGACTGATAAGAAAACTGGGCAGGAAGCAGAAACTGTAAAAGTGGAAGCGGATGAAAATGCAAATGATAAAGGTTCAGAATACTATGAAAAATTTTCTGACTTTGATTTTGATGATAATGAATAA
- a CDS encoding MFS transporter: MSKMTKSKYIIYGLGVSYFMIDQIYNQWLSYYYLPPETEKNLVPLLKPQYLVLAFIFARIIDAVSDPVVGYLSDNSKSRFGKRSIFMLIGGLPLGLLTIMYFYPVKSSQMATLIYLSIVGGLYFTAYTLVAAPYNALIPDLATNKEERLNLSTMQSTFRLIFTGVAMVLPGILISKFGMVNGVMNTEVGIRKTVILITILSVLGIYACVFFLKEKQLTQNRPKSESLGFMKSVSHLKDKEIILYFLGYFFFFCGFNILRGDLTYYLSAVMQKDIKFLTVISVILFGMAGLFFPITNKFGKKYSYKKVLIADMLLLIVGTFGLLFINKNTSIFAYVFFIICGTGLSGAAFIFPQAMLSEISAKLSETKKVSLEGFMFGIQGMFLKLAFLVQQVVQSTLLVVGNNNTEGVKGATEFGVKVTLVVALILFAASLFFYNLKKED; the protein is encoded by the coding sequence ATGTCTAAAATGACAAAAAGTAAATATATTATTTATGGTCTTGGGGTTTCATATTTTATGATAGACCAGATTTATAACCAGTGGCTTTCGTATTATTATTTGCCACCTGAAACAGAAAAGAATCTTGTTCCGTTACTGAAACCTCAGTATCTTGTCCTGGCATTTATTTTTGCCAGAATTATTGATGCAGTATCAGATCCTGTTGTGGGATATTTATCTGACAATTCAAAGTCACGTTTTGGTAAAAGGTCAATATTCATGTTAATAGGAGGATTGCCGCTTGGACTTCTTACAATCATGTATTTTTATCCTGTAAAGAGTTCACAAATGGCAACGCTGATTTATCTGTCAATTGTTGGAGGACTTTATTTTACGGCATACACCCTTGTTGCCGCACCGTATAATGCCTTAATTCCTGATTTGGCTACCAATAAGGAAGAAAGGTTGAACCTGTCTACAATGCAGTCAACCTTCAGGCTGATATTTACCGGAGTGGCGATGGTTCTTCCGGGAATTCTTATATCAAAATTTGGTATGGTAAACGGAGTCATGAATACAGAAGTTGGAATACGTAAAACAGTTATTCTGATTACGATACTGTCAGTACTTGGAATTTATGCATGTGTTTTCTTCTTGAAGGAGAAACAGCTGACACAGAACCGTCCTAAAAGCGAATCACTTGGATTTATGAAATCTGTTTCGCATTTGAAAGATAAGGAAATTATACTGTATTTTTTAGGATATTTCTTTTTCTTCTGTGGATTTAATATACTTCGTGGAGATTTGACATATTATCTGAGTGCGGTAATGCAGAAGGACATAAAATTCCTTACAGTAATATCGGTTATACTGTTTGGAATGGCAGGACTGTTTTTCCCGATTACAAATAAATTTGGGAAAAAATATTCGTACAAAAAGGTACTGATAGCAGATATGCTGCTTTTAATAGTCGGAACTTTTGGACTGTTATTTATAAATAAAAATACTTCAATCTTTGCCTACGTATTTTTCATAATCTGTGGAACAGGATTGAGCGGAGCCGCATTTATTTTCCCTCAGGCTATGTTAAGTGAAATTTCTGCAAAGCTGTCAGAAACTAAAAAAGTGAGTCTGGAAGGGTTCATGTTTGGAATACAGGGAATGTTCCTTAAACTTGCATTTCTGGTACAGCAGGTTGTACAGTCGACTTTACTTGTTGTGGGAAATAATAATACCGAAGGCGTAAAAGGTGCGACGGAATTTGGAGTTAAAGTGACGCTTGTTGTGGCACTGATATTATTCGCAGCATCACTGTTCTTCTATAACCTGAAAAAGGAAGACTAG
- a CDS encoding transketolase family protein, which translates to MEKKSTRQAYGEALAKLGRENKDVVVLEADLSKSTMTVFFKKEFPERHINVGIAEADMIGTAAGIASTGKIPFASTFAHFAAGRAFDQIRNSVAYPKLNVKICPTHAGVSLGEDGGSHQSVEDIALMRSLPGMVVLSPADAVETEKMIFAVAEYEGPVYVRLGRLNIPVLFDENYKFEIGKAHTLTEGNDVAIIATGLMVYEASEAAKLLEKEGIKARVINMSTIKPLDEETVLKAAKECKFIVTSEEHSVVGGLGSAVSEYLSEVHPTKVVKHGIYDVFGQSADGETMLNNYNLRAKDIAELVLKNK; encoded by the coding sequence ATGGAAAAGAAATCAACTAGACAGGCATATGGAGAAGCATTAGCTAAATTAGGAAGAGAAAATAAAGATGTAGTAGTATTGGAAGCAGATTTATCAAAATCAACAATGACAGTATTTTTCAAAAAAGAATTCCCTGAAAGACATATAAACGTAGGTATAGCAGAAGCTGATATGATAGGAACTGCAGCTGGAATAGCATCAACAGGAAAAATTCCTTTTGCATCAACATTTGCACATTTTGCTGCAGGAAGAGCATTTGACCAGATAAGAAACAGTGTTGCTTATCCTAAATTAAATGTTAAAATATGTCCTACTCACGCAGGAGTTTCATTAGGAGAAGATGGAGGATCACACCAGTCGGTAGAAGATATAGCTTTAATGAGATCATTACCTGGAATGGTTGTATTATCTCCTGCTGATGCTGTTGAGACTGAAAAAATGATTTTTGCAGTTGCAGAATATGAAGGGCCTGTTTATGTAAGATTGGGAAGATTGAACATTCCTGTATTATTTGATGAAAACTATAAGTTTGAAATAGGAAAAGCTCATACTCTTACTGAAGGAAATGACGTTGCCATAATCGCTACAGGACTTATGGTTTACGAAGCGTCAGAAGCAGCTAAATTACTTGAAAAAGAAGGAATAAAAGCAAGAGTAATAAATATGTCTACTATAAAACCTCTGGATGAAGAGACAGTATTAAAAGCTGCAAAAGAATGTAAATTTATCGTAACAAGTGAAGAACATTCAGTAGTAGGAGGACTTGGAAGTGCTGTTTCAGAGTACTTGTCAGAAGTACACCCTACAAAAGTTGTAAAGCATGGAATATATGATGTTTTTGGTCAAAGTGCTGATGGAGAAACAATGCTTAACAACTATAACTTAAGAGCAAAGGATATTGCTGAACTTGTTTTGAAGAATAAATAA
- a CDS encoding transketolase, with amino-acid sequence MEIKELQKIAKDLRRDIIEMIYRAKSGHPGGSLSIADIMAVLYWNEMNIDPANPKMENRDRFVLSKGHAAPALYASLIEKGYASKNLIPTLRRWHSPLQGHPDMKKLPGVEMSTGSLGQGLSAANGMAISAKIYGNDYRVYAILGDGELQEGQIWEAAMTAAHYKLDNVVAIVDYNNLQIDGKVSDVMDVSPVADKFKAFNWHVIEIDGHNYDEIIKAFAEARTVKGKPTVIVANTVKGKGVSFMENNAGFHGAAPNDEEYKKAMEELQ; translated from the coding sequence ATGGAAATTAAAGAGTTGCAGAAAATTGCAAAAGACTTAAGAAGAGACATCATTGAAATGATTTACAGAGCTAAATCAGGACACCCTGGAGGATCATTATCAATAGCTGATATTATGGCTGTACTATACTGGAATGAAATGAATATTGATCCTGCAAATCCAAAAATGGAAAACAGGGACAGATTTGTATTAAGTAAAGGGCATGCCGCACCAGCACTTTATGCATCATTGATAGAAAAAGGATATGCAAGCAAGAATCTGATACCTACTTTAAGAAGATGGCATTCACCATTGCAAGGACACCCTGATATGAAAAAACTTCCAGGAGTTGAAATGTCAACAGGATCTCTGGGACAAGGACTCTCAGCAGCAAACGGAATGGCTATAAGTGCAAAAATTTACGGAAATGACTACAGAGTGTATGCAATATTAGGAGACGGAGAATTACAGGAAGGTCAAATATGGGAAGCGGCAATGACAGCGGCTCACTACAAACTTGATAACGTAGTTGCAATCGTAGATTACAACAATCTTCAAATTGACGGAAAAGTATCTGATGTAATGGATGTTTCTCCAGTTGCAGACAAATTTAAAGCGTTTAACTGGCACGTAATAGAAATAGACGGGCATAATTATGATGAAATAATAAAAGCTTTTGCTGAAGCCAGAACTGTAAAGGGGAAACCAACAGTAATAGTTGCTAATACTGTAAAAGGTAAGGGAGTTTCTTTCATGGAAAATAATGCAGGATTCCACGGAGCTGCTCCGAATGATGAAGAGTATAAAAAAGCTATGGAAGAATTACAATAG
- the cas9 gene encoding type II CRISPR RNA-guided endonuclease Cas9 (Cas9, originally named Csn1, is the large, multifunctional signature protein of type II CRISPR/Cas systems. It is well known even to general audiences because its RNA-guided endonuclease activity has made it a popular tool for custom editing of eukaryotic genomes.) — protein sequence MKKFEDYYLGLDLGTSSIGWAVTNEKYDILRFNKKFMWGTHLFDMGNTASERRIFRTSRRRLKRKKNRIELLQTLFSAEMSKKDFGFFQRLKESQYFIEDKTFKNKNTLFMDENYTDQDYHMEYPTIYHLRKALIDNEESAFEIRKLYLAISHILSHRGHFLFEGELSDNLDFDDIFNEFVKYLNEELNIDFKIKSDVSLQAIKEILTDKMLNRTKKKEKLSELLEEEKNKIYQEIWKLLVGNEAKMSTIFDDKEYEEAKIAFSKGNYDEKEEEYESILGEKILFVQKAKAIYDWMLLQNILKEDKYLSYSKVKLYNEHKKDLKILKDVLKNLDKKIYKEIFSENGLYEEYLRIEKKKIGSKEEKTKDILYNRLKKIFENRDNMAIEDILNKIELDSFLPKQKIKDNGVIPRQVHQKELEIILKNAEKYFKWLIEKDETGLSVSEKIMKIFKFKIPYYVGPLNSKSPFAWIERKEYGKILPWNFENMVDMSKTAEKFIKRMTNKCTYLPEKDVIPKNSLLYTKYMVLNELNNLKIRGEKIKVELKQKIYTELFQKNKKIGMKTLIEFLKSQNIVVTKVEITGIDGTFNTSLGSYIDMKKIFGEEKIVKDSYKKMIEDIILWITLYGEEKKLIKSKIEEKYPEKVTPEEMKLILKLKYRDWSRLSKEFLTEIETMDEETGELISIIEMLWRKNENIMELLSYKYDFSNRIKEYNGINEKEKNITYEDLVKDLQISPSVKKMIWRALVIVKEIKKVTNKSPKKVFIEMARDTQTEKKRTEKRKDKLLELYKNIKNDDSIKELEKNLKDKTNDDLKSKKLYLYYLQLGRCMYSGEVIRLEDLMNDNLYDIDHIYPQSKIKDDSFDNTVLVKKQINADKTNEYPIDKSIQNKCKAFWTSLKERGLMSNTKYERLTRTEGFSDDELAGFISRQIVETRQATKVLADLLKVIFGSDTRIVYVKAGLTSDFRQKFGIYKFRELNDYHHAHDGYLNIVTGNIYNTLFTDNPYNFIKDRKKDNRTYNLNKVFERENDVWNPDVMLSKIERYIYKIRPLFTRASYEQKGGFSDQNISSEKDKLRPLKSSGVLSNIKYGGYDKIKNSYFFIVEYTEKKKRVRSIETLPIYIKKSISTKEDLEKYCKEELKLQEPKVLVSKLNYKSLIYSNGHEYYINSKTADSITIQNGIQIILTKENYETYRKIYKNLEYLKLIYKDEKIREEKILEKIPKILKNNKNDRDLSEDEISEKFWKLYKEIFEKIKIGIFSKFKSTLPIYIEDCKKLKDFTTLNNYAKSRFIQEILKCLNSQQGEFDTKYTHNYSKKYNTKLSKSKILENDFYIINQSPTGLFEKKVFLDK from the coding sequence ATGAAAAAATTTGAAGATTACTATTTAGGTTTGGATTTAGGAACAAGTTCTATTGGTTGGGCAGTTACAAATGAAAAATATGATATCTTAAGATTCAATAAAAAATTTATGTGGGGAACACATTTATTTGATATGGGAAATACAGCGTCAGAAAGAAGAATTTTCAGAACATCAAGAAGAAGATTAAAAAGGAAAAAAAATAGAATAGAATTATTACAGACTTTATTTAGTGCAGAAATGTCAAAAAAAGATTTTGGATTTTTTCAGAGATTGAAAGAAAGCCAGTATTTTATTGAGGATAAAACTTTCAAAAATAAAAATACACTTTTTATGGATGAAAATTATACGGATCAAGATTATCACATGGAATATCCTACAATTTATCATTTAAGAAAAGCTTTAATTGATAATGAAGAAAGTGCTTTTGAAATAAGAAAATTATATTTAGCAATATCTCATATATTATCACATAGAGGACATTTTTTATTTGAAGGTGAATTATCAGATAATTTAGATTTCGATGATATTTTTAATGAATTTGTAAAATATTTAAATGAAGAATTGAATATAGATTTCAAAATAAAATCAGATGTTTCATTACAAGCAATAAAAGAAATTTTAACAGATAAAATGTTAAATAGAACAAAAAAGAAAGAAAAATTAAGTGAATTACTGGAAGAAGAAAAAAATAAAATATATCAGGAAATATGGAAATTACTTGTTGGGAATGAAGCAAAAATGTCCACTATTTTTGATGATAAGGAGTATGAAGAGGCAAAAATAGCTTTCTCAAAAGGAAATTATGATGAGAAAGAAGAAGAATATGAAAGTATTTTAGGAGAAAAAATATTATTTGTCCAAAAAGCAAAAGCTATTTATGACTGGATGTTATTACAGAATATTTTAAAAGAAGATAAATATTTATCCTATTCAAAAGTTAAGCTTTACAATGAACATAAGAAGGACTTGAAGATATTAAAGGATGTATTGAAAAATTTAGATAAAAAAATTTATAAGGAAATTTTTTCAGAAAATGGGTTGTATGAGGAATATTTGAGAATAGAAAAAAAGAAAATAGGTAGTAAAGAAGAAAAAACAAAAGATATACTGTATAATAGATTAAAAAAAATATTTGAAAATAGAGATAACATGGCTATAGAAGATATTTTAAATAAAATAGAGCTAGATAGTTTTCTTCCAAAACAAAAAATAAAGGATAACGGAGTAATACCAAGACAAGTACATCAGAAAGAATTAGAGATAATATTAAAAAATGCTGAGAAATATTTTAAATGGCTTATTGAAAAAGATGAAACTGGATTATCAGTATCTGAAAAAATAATGAAAATATTTAAATTTAAGATTCCTTATTATGTTGGACCTTTAAATTCTAAAAGTCCTTTTGCATGGATAGAAAGAAAAGAATATGGGAAAATATTGCCTTGGAATTTTGAAAACATGGTAGATATGTCTAAAACTGCAGAAAAGTTTATAAAAAGAATGACAAATAAGTGCACATATTTGCCTGAAAAAGATGTTATACCTAAAAATTCTCTACTCTATACAAAATATATGGTGTTAAATGAATTGAATAATTTAAAAATAAGAGGAGAGAAAATAAAAGTAGAGTTAAAACAAAAAATATATACAGAATTATTTCAAAAAAATAAAAAAATAGGAATGAAAACTCTGATTGAATTTTTAAAAAGTCAGAATATAGTTGTAACTAAAGTAGAAATAACAGGAATTGACGGAACATTTAATACTTCTTTAGGTTCTTATATAGATATGAAAAAAATATTTGGGGAAGAAAAAATAGTAAAAGATAGTTATAAGAAAATGATAGAAGATATCATTTTATGGATAACATTATATGGTGAAGAAAAAAAATTAATAAAATCAAAAATAGAGGAGAAATATCCAGAAAAAGTTACACCTGAAGAGATGAAATTAATTTTAAAATTAAAGTATAGAGACTGGTCAAGATTGTCTAAAGAATTTTTAACAGAAATTGAAACAATGGATGAAGAAACGGGAGAACTCATAAGTATAATTGAAATGTTATGGAGAAAAAATGAAAATATCATGGAACTGTTGAGTTATAAATATGATTTTTCAAATAGAATAAAAGAATATAATGGAATAAATGAAAAAGAAAAAAATATAACTTATGAAGATTTAGTAAAAGATTTACAAATATCTCCTAGTGTAAAGAAAATGATTTGGAGAGCTTTAGTAATAGTGAAAGAAATAAAAAAAGTAACTAATAAATCTCCTAAAAAAGTATTTATTGAAATGGCGAGAGATACTCAAACTGAGAAAAAAAGAACTGAAAAAAGAAAAGATAAGCTATTAGAATTATATAAAAATATAAAAAATGATGATTCTATTAAAGAATTAGAAAAAAATTTAAAAGATAAGACTAATGATGATTTGAAGTCTAAAAAACTTTATCTATATTATTTACAGCTTGGAAGATGTATGTATAGTGGTGAAGTTATTAGATTAGAAGATTTGATGAATGATAATTTATATGATATCGATCATATATATCCTCAATCTAAAATAAAGGATGATAGCTTTGATAATACAGTTTTAGTAAAAAAACAGATAAATGCAGACAAGACAAATGAATATCCTATAGATAAGAGTATACAAAATAAATGTAAAGCTTTCTGGACTTCTTTAAAAGAAAGAGGACTGATGAGTAATACTAAATACGAAAGATTAACAAGAACAGAAGGATTTTCAGATGATGAATTGGCAGGATTTATAAGTAGACAAATAGTTGAAACTAGACAGGCTACAAAAGTTTTGGCTGACTTATTAAAAGTAATATTTGGAAGTGATACAAGGATAGTTTATGTAAAAGCAGGACTTACATCTGATTTCAGACAAAAGTTTGGTATTTATAAATTTAGGGAATTAAATGATTATCATCATGCTCATGACGGATATTTGAATATAGTAACAGGAAATATATATAATACTCTATTTACTGACAATCCTTATAATTTTATAAAAGATAGAAAAAAAGATAATAGAACATATAATTTGAATAAAGTTTTTGAGAGAGAAAATGATGTATGGAATCCTGATGTAATGCTTTCAAAAATAGAAAGATATATCTATAAAATAAGACCTTTATTTACAAGGGCTTCATATGAGCAAAAAGGAGGATTTAGTGATCAAAATATATCTTCTGAGAAAGATAAATTACGTCCATTGAAGTCATCAGGTGTATTGAGTAATATAAAATACGGTGGCTATGATAAGATAAAAAATAGTTATTTTTTCATAGTTGAATATACAGAAAAAAAGAAAAGAGTAAGAAGTATAGAAACTCTGCCTATTTATATAAAAAAATCTATTTCAACAAAAGAAGATTTAGAAAAATACTGTAAAGAAGAATTGAAGTTACAAGAACCGAAAGTTTTAGTAAGTAAATTAAACTATAAGTCTCTAATTTATAGTAATGGACATGAATATTATATAAATTCTAAAACAGCAGATAGTATAACTATTCAAAATGGAATTCAAATTATTTTAACTAAAGAAAATTATGAAACTTATAGAAAAATATATAAGAATTTAGAATATCTAAAATTAATTTATAAAGATGAAAAAATAAGAGAAGAAAAAATTTTGGAAAAAATTCCAAAAATACTTAAAAATAATAAAAATGATAGAGATTTAAGTGAAGATGAAATATCAGAGAAATTTTGGAAACTGTATAAAGAAATTTTTGAAAAAATAAAAATAGGAATTTTTTCAAAATTTAAAAGTACTTTACCTATTTATATAGAAGATTGTAAGAAATTAAAAGATTTTACAACATTAAATAATTATGCTAAAAGTAGATTTATTCAAGAAATATTAAAATGTTTAAACTCTCAACAAGGTGAATTTGATACGAAATATACACACAATTACAGTAAAAAATATAATACGAAATTAAGTAAATCAAAAATTCTTGAAAATGATTTTTATATTATAAATCAATCACCAACAGGATTATTTGAAAAGAAAGTATTTTTGGATAAATAA
- the csn2 gene encoding type II-A CRISPR-associated protein Csn2 yields MKLIHEDLSNEIIFEENKVNLLIVENKEKFVEFIQEIIKQIEGEYGKFSLFEENTELKINDKIDIIKDIFDLNLNNKKVLNKVYHELEKLSVDAEFLLETKNMENSLLKYIYYLIENYDYPLEIIEEIDLKEIFKLFSVKLSLCFSNKIEEILEYIDLVSKIFKKEIFILINFHIFLEKKDIVVLYRECFYKKIKLLFVENQKPDIINNEEKLFIIDNDLCEINLS; encoded by the coding sequence ATGAAATTAATACATGAAGATTTAAGTAATGAAATAATTTTTGAAGAAAATAAAGTAAATTTATTAATAGTGGAAAATAAAGAGAAATTTGTTGAATTTATTCAAGAAATTATCAAACAAATAGAGGGAGAATATGGAAAATTTTCTTTATTTGAAGAAAATACTGAATTGAAAATTAACGATAAAATTGATATAATCAAAGATATATTTGATTTGAATTTAAATAATAAAAAAGTATTGAATAAAGTTTATCATGAATTAGAAAAATTATCTGTAGATGCTGAATTTTTATTAGAAACTAAAAATATGGAAAATAGTTTATTGAAATATATCTATTATTTAATAGAAAATTATGACTATCCTTTAGAAATAATAGAAGAAATAGATTTAAAAGAAATTTTTAAGCTGTTCTCTGTAAAGTTATCTCTATGTTTTTCAAATAAAATAGAAGAGATTTTAGAGTATATAGATTTAGTGTCAAAAATTTTTAAAAAAGAAATTTTTATACTAATTAATTTTCATATTTTTTTGGAAAAGAAAGATATTGTAGTATTATATAGAGAATGTTTTTATAAAAAAATAAAATTATTATTTGTAGAAAATCAAAAACCTGATATAATAAATAATGAAGAGAAATTATTTATTATAGATAATGATTTATGTGAGATAAATCTTTCGTAA